In the Streptomyces sp. 3214.6 genome, TGGGGGTCTTCGGCGGCGAGGGCCGCGTGCAGGCCGGTGGCGCCGGGCGGTGGGTCGATCCAGGCCAGGAGGGCGGCGAGGTGCTCGTCTTCCAGGGGGCTTTGGCCGGTGACCCAGTGGGTGGTCAGCAGTTCCGTCAGGGCGAGCAGGAAGGCGGAGCCGGGGTATTCGGCGTGCTCGGCGAAGAAGGTCAGCCACTGTCCGAGGCGTCCGACGCTGAGGGCTGGGTCAGCGTCCTCGGGCACCTCGGTGAAGCGCACGGCGCGGCCGAGCCGCTCGATGTAGGGGATGGACTTGTGGTTGGCGACGAGGAGTTGGGGGGCGTGGGTGTAGCGCTGGCGGGCGGGCTTGCTGCCGCGGGCGGGCAGGCGTTCGGTGGTGTGCTGGAAGCTGTCGATGTAGGTGAGGATGCCGTCGGCCAGGTCGTCGAGGAACGCGGTGGGCCGGCCGCGCGGGGGTGCGACCAGCAGCCGGGGGCGGGCCGGGTCGTCGCCGTACATGACGGCCAGCGGGGTGGCTTCGGTGCCGGAGCGGTTGAGCGGCAGGATGATCAGCGGCCGCTCAGCGAGGTGGAAGTGGCGGATGGTGCTGGCGTCCTGGGCCTGCTCGGTTTCGGCCGCCTCCAGGCGCAGCAGGGTGGTGAGCAGGCTCATGCGGACTCCCGCAGCTGGGCGCGGATGGTGTGGGCGTGCTGCAGTGCGGCGGCCAGGTCGGTCTGGTCGGGGGCCGGGGCACGGGTGCCGTCGGCCAGGCGCAGGGCGGTGGTGATGTGGTCGATGCCGCCCAGGTCGTCGCGGACGCCGGTGCCCAGCACGTCGATCGAGCCTTCGTCGCGGGCCTCGCTGCGGCAGAAGTAGGCCAGGTCGCAGAAGTGGCGGCAGGCGGGGGTGTAGCGGGCGGCAGTGGTCTGCAGGACTGCGGTGAGCGCCTTGGGGTCGCGGGTGGGCCGGTCGTCCCGGTCGGGGGCGAGGTCGAAGGTGGTGTCGGGCGGCAGTGCGTCCACCAGGGGCTCGATGCGGGTGAGCCGGCTCAGCTGACGGGTGAGGGCGGCGACCTTCTTGCGCGCGTCGACCAGGCTGGCGGTGGGTCGGCGGCTGAAGTTGCGGGGCATGACGAGGATGACGTCGTCGGAGACCCTGTCCTTGTCGATGCCTTCGTTTTCCAGCAGTTCGCGCAGGGCGAGGATGTAGGCGGCGGCCTGGGTGACGGCGGCGGCCACTTTGGCCGGGTTGGCCTGGCCGTCGAGGACGGCGAAGGACTTGATCTCGATGATGTGGAAGACGCCGTCGATTTGGAAGGCGACCACGTCGGGCTCGAGGTAGACGGGGTGGCCGGCGACGGTCAGCTGCAGGATGGGGTGGTCCAGCAGCGTGCGAGCGGGGCCGGTGGAGCGGACGGCTTCCAGGACGGCGGTGCGGGTGTAAGCGTGGCGCACTTGCAGGGAGGCGTCCTGGGTGCCGACGGCTGCGAGGTCGGTGTGGGCGGCCTCGGGCAGCGGCAGGCCGAGGACTTCGCGCAGCAGGCGCAGGAGTTCGGCTCCGCCGTCGGCCTTCACCTGCTGTTCGAAGACGGCCCCGCTCCTGAGGGCGAGGGAGGACTTGGCGAGCGGGCGGGGTTTTCCCAGGTGGACGGCGATGGCGTCCTTGTCGACGCCGGCGGCGTCCAGCAGGGCCCGGCGGGTGCAGCCGGGGTTGGTGGTCAGGGCCGCGAGGGTGCGGGCGTCGTGCCCTTTGGCGGGGACGGGGCCGCGCAGTGCGTCGAGGCGGTCGTCGAGCAGACTCACGAAGCTTCCTTGCGGGGACGAGTCGAAGGCGGTCAGGGAACGGAGCGCAGTCGGCGGGCGGACTGGAAGGAGCCTCCGAACAGCAGCCCTGCCTCGTCGAGTTGGCGGCGGGCGCGGTCGGCTGCTTCGGTGCGTGTGGTGGTGTCGCTGTCGGTGTGCAGGGCGAGCTCGTCCTGGGCGGCGCGGCGCAGCAGCGGCAGGTCGATGGGGGCGTGGGCTGCGGTGTGCTGCTGAGTGGGGGGTTGGGCGCCGGGGATGTTCTGGGCGTAGCGCACCAGTAGTTGCCGGGCAGGCAGCGGCAGGCTGTCCAGGTCGAGGCGTTCGGCGGCATCCGCGATGTTCAGGGCGCTGGTGAGGAAGTGGACGCGGGCGCTGAGGGGTCCGACGATGCGCTGTTCCAGGGGCCAGACGCTGATGGTGAGCAGTCCGCGGGCGGGTGAGAGCAGGTCGGACGTGAGCGCCGGGCACAGGTAGTACGGGCGGGCGCCGGGTGCGGAGCGGTAGGAGCGTTCCTCGTCGCGGCGCAGGCTGGTCAGCCGTGAGGGGGCCAACGCGCCGGCGAAGAAGGCTTCGTGGACGGTGCTGATGAGCTTGGGGGCCGCGGGCACGGCCAGCAGGGTCAGGACCTGGTGGACCTGTTCGCGTGCGGGTAGCAGGGCTGGCGGCTCCGCCGTTGCGTCCTGTGCGGGAGCGCTGCGCGAGGTGTCGCCTGGGGCTGAGGTGTCCTCACCGTCCTCGGTCTGCGCGAACAGGGCGTCCCAGGCGCGCTGGGTGCGCCGCAGTTCGTCGCGGAGCTGCTTGACCTGGTCGCTGTCACGGGCCAGTTGGGCGCGCCGCATGGCCTGCTGCAGCTGTTGCATGCGTTCTTCGAGTGCGTCCAGATGCTCGTGCATGACAGCACCCTACCGCATTCCAGTGTTTTCCAGTTTTCTCCTGTGATTCCTGTTGTAGAGTCGTCGGCACTTCGCCAACTGCCGCTGCCGCAGCGGGCGTCGGGCAGTCCTGCCTGCACTGAGGAGAGCCGTTCATGAAAGCCCTGCACACATCCGACTGGCATCTGGGCCGCACACTGGCGCGCCGCTCCCGGGACGAGGAATTCGACGCCGTCCTGGCCGAGATCACCGCCATAGCCGAGACGGAACAGCCGGATCTCATCGTGCACAGCGGCGACCTGTTCGACTCCTACCGGCCCGCGCACAAGGACGTCCTGCGCGCGATGCGCTGCCTGGACGCCCTGGCACGCATCGCGCCCACCGTGGTCCTGGGGGGAAACCACGACTCCCCCGAGCTGTTCGACCTGCTGGGCTACGTGTGCACTCTGCGGCCCGACGCCGACCAGGACCGTCTGCGGTTCGTGCACAGCCGCGGCGACACCGATCCGGGCACCGTGCTCGACTTCGACAGCCGCGACGGGCGCGAGCGCATCCGCCTGGCCGCCCTGCCTTATGTGCACCCCAACCGCTACCTGCACCTGTTCCCCGGGTTCGGGACCACCGAGGGCGCCTACGCAGCCGGCCTGCGCGAACTGCAGGATGGGCTGCTCGCCCAGCTGCACGACAGCTACGAACCCGGCCGTGACGTGCTGCTCTTCACCGCCCACCAGTACGTGGCCAGCGCCGTCCCCGGCCAGAGCGAGCGGATGTGGGAGGTACGCGAGCCCTACGCCACCGACGCCGACGCCCTTCCTCAGGTCGCCTACTGCGCCCTCGGGCACATCCACAAACCCCAGCCTGTCGGCAACGGCCGGCTCCCGGCCCGCTACGCCGGCAGCCCGCTGCAGATGGACTTCGGCGAGAGCGAGGAGACCAAGAGCGTCACCCTCGTCGAGGCAGGCCCCGGCCGGCGCACCCTCATCACCCCGCACACCCTGCACTCCGGGCGGCGCCTGGCCCGCTTCCACGGCACCCTCGAGGAGCTGCGCACCGACGCAGCTCAGTACAGCGGTGTCTATCTCAAGGCGGTCATCCGCAGCGACGAGCCCCTCCCCCGGCTCGGAGACAAGGTCGCCGAACTGGTGCCGGAGGCAGTCCTGGTGGAGGTCGAGGAGGACTGCGCGGCCACCCGAGCGACTGTCCTGACAGGCGTCGACGCGGCCGCCAACGGGAGCCTCGACATCACGGCGGCGTTCAGCGCCTACCTCGCCGATGCCGGCACCCCCGGGCAGAGCGCCGACGAGGTGGTGGCCGCCTTCACCGACCTGCTGAACACACCGGATGCCGCGCTGCCGGACTCCCCCGCCGAGCAGCTTCTCACCGAAGCCCTCGCCACCCCCTGGACCAGCCCCGCCCGCGGCGCAACGGAGACCGCCTCATGAAGATCGTCCGCCTGGCCTTCTCGGGAGTGCGCAGCTACCCCGACACCTGCACGATCGACTTCACCGGCAAGACCCTCGTCGGCATCCTCGGCGACACCGGCGCGGGCAAGACCAGCATCCTGGAAGCCGTCACAGCCGCCCTGTACGGCAAATGCTCCTGGACCGACCGCGCAGCGCAGCTACGCTCCGACGACTGCCCGGCCATGATGGTCGACCTGGTGTTCTCCGTGGACGGCCGGGAATGGACGGTCCATCGCGTCTTCCACGAGACCCGCCGCACCCAGGCACGGCTGACAGATCCGGACGGCAGGCACACCGACGGTGTAGGCGCCGTCGACGACGCCATCCGTGCCCTCATCGGAATCGACTACGTCACCTTCAAGTCCTCCGTCCTGGTGCCGCAGGGGCGCTTCGACGATCTGCTCAACGCAGGTGACGCCGACCGAACCCGCATCCTGAAGTCCCTCTTCGGCGTCGACGAACTGCAGCGTGTGCGGCAGCTCGCCATCGACTCCAGCAACCATCTCGAGGGCCTCATCAGCCAGGCGCAACGCGAAGACGCCCGGCTGCACGCCGATCCGCGTGCGCAGGCGCAAGCGGCCCGGGAACGCCACGAAAGGGCCGCCGCCGGTGTCACGGACCTCAGTGGCCGGCTGACCGAGCTGCGCCGGCTGCAGACCCAGGCGGCACAGGCCAAGCAGCATGCCCACCAGAGCGCAGAAGCCGCCTCCGCGCTCACCGAGCGCCGCGTCACGGACTACGGCAGTATCACCGCCGCCGTCCGGCAGACTCAGGACGAACTGCAGCATCTGCTAGAGGCCAACGCCCAGGCCGAGAGCACCGCCGGAGCCGATCTCCTGGCCGTCACCGCCAAGCGGGATGCAGCCACCGCGGCAGGCCTGACGCCCGATGCCCTGGCTGCTGCCGCCCAGGTCCTTCAGGATCTGCCCGGTCGACTCACCGCCCTCGATGAGAGGGAAACAGCGCACGCCGAGCTCCTGGCCGAGCTTGAAGGGGAAGAAGAAGGCCTGGCCGGGCGCGCCGGCGAACTGCAGGATGCCGAGGAGCACATCGAGGAATTGCGCGGGCAGCTGCAGGATGCCGAGGACGAAGCGGAGGGTGCCTTTGAGGCGCTGCAGACGCTGACGGCCGCCGTCCGGCGCGCCGGTGAAGCGGCCGGAGCACTCGCGCGGGAGCGTGCCGCCCAGGCCCTCACGCAGGACAAGCTCACCGCCCTGGTACAGACGCCTCCCGACAGCGACTTGGACGAAGTCCGGGCCGCGAAGGTGCGGGCGCAGGACGTGCTGGACGGCATCCGGCGCCAGGAGGCGGCACACACGGCAGGCGACGGGCTGGCTGCCGGCGACGGCTGCCCGGTCTGCATCAGGACGCTGCCCGAGGGCTACCAGCCGCCGCAGCCGCAGGATGCCGAGGCCCTCGACCATGCCAAGGCCACGGTGGAGAAGGCCTCCGCCGCACTGGCCGACGCCGAGCAGCAGCACACCCGGCACGCGCATGAGGTCGAACAGCTCCAGGCGGCCCAGGACGAGCACCGGCGCCAGGTGCAGGAAGCCACCGGCCTGCTGGAGGTTTCCCTGCCCCTGGTGCGAGAGCGGGCCCAGGAACTCGCCGCACGCAGCGCCCACTCCCAACCCGCGGCGTTCGCAAAGGAGTTGGAGGGCGCAGCCGCCGCGGCCCTGTCCCGCATGGCCCAATCCGCGCCCCCGGCTGCCGCCGAGCAGGAGAACCTGGCGGATGCAGTGCTGCAGAACGCCCGCGGCTGTGTCGCACAGATGCAGGAGGCGGTCGACGCCGGCAGGAACGAGCTGGCACAGGAGGAAGCTGAACTGGGCGCTGCGCGCGCGGCGTTGGAAACGGCCACGCTCGCCTCACAGAAACGACGCGCACAGGCACGCCAGACCACCGAGCGCCTGGAGAACGAGCAGCGCGTCCTGCTGACGAGCTTGTCCGCGCTGCCCGAACTCGCGCAGGCACACCTGCCCGAGCAGCCGGCGCTCCCCGGCCCTGACCACCTCGAAGCCGCAGCCGAGGCCGTGCGGCACGAGCAGAACCGTCAACAGGAGCTGTCTGAGCGGCAGGAGAGGCTGCGCGCGCTCGTGCACTCGCTGCTGAGAGAGCAGGGTGAGCTGAACGAACGCCGGCAGCAGGAGGTCGCCCAGCCTCTGCACCAACTCGAGGCCCGGCTGCTGCGATGGGCGGACAGCGCTCTCAGCGCGGCCGCGCGCATCGAGGAGGCACAGCGACCCGCGCTGCCCGCCCCGGCCGAGACGAACGACCTCACGGCCACACAGGAGTACGCCTCAGCCCTGGAGAGGGTCAGCACCCTGCTGCTGGCAGCTCTGGACGAACACGACACCGCGGCACGCGCAGCCATGGCGGAGCTCACCGCTCAGCTTTCCGCACACGCGGAAGCGGTGACCGCCGCCTACCCGGATACCGCCGTGCTGCGGGTAAGTGCCGAGACGGATCCGCTGGACTCCACCCTCCTGGACGGCTTGAGCAGCCAAGCCGGCACCCTGCGCAACGAGGCCAGGCATGCCCTGGAGGACGAGGAGAAGGCCCTGTCCCAGGTTCCGCACAAGGACCGGCTGAAGGCAGCCATCACCGCCGGCGAGCGCCAGCTGGCGGCATGGCAGGCGGTGAGCACGCACCTGACGGACGGGAAGTTCCTCGGCCACCTCACCGACTTGCGCACCCGCGCCCTGCTCGCGCACGGCAGCGAACTGCTGCAGCAGCTGTCCGGCGGCCGGCTGGGCTTCACCGAAAACTTCGACATCGTCAGCCTCACCACCCATGCCCGCCGCAGCTCACGCACTCTCTCAGGCGGAGAGACCTTCCAGGCCTCACTGGCCCTTTCCCTCGCACTGATGGAGATGCACGGCCGCAGCGGCACCCGCCTGGAGAGCCTCTTCCTCGACGAAGGTTTCGGCACCCTGGACACCGCCGCCCTCGACAGCGCCCTGCAAGTCCTGCGCACTCACGTCGGCACCGACAAACTGCTGGCTGTCATCAGCCACCTGCGGCCGGTCGCCGAGACCGTGCACGACGTGCTGTGGGTTGAAAAGGACCACCGCGGCTCGACGGCGCGCTGGCTCACCGCCGCAGAACGCGACAGCCTCGTCCGCGACGACCTGCACAACCTCGCGGACCTGGCATGACCACGCACCTCGCTCAATGCGGCTCGGCCGACGGTGCGGCGTCCGGCATGGTGCCTGGCGCCGCACCGCGCCAGTGCAAGTTCGTGGGGCGCCGTCACGTGAGTCGGCCGGGATCGTTACACAGCACGGGCTCTTCACCTGCGGACGCTGGGGGACACCGTCATATTCAGGAACGATCGAACACGACCACCCATGATCATTTCGTTGCGATTTTCGCAACCCGTGATTACGGTGGAGTAATGACGGAATCGTTGAATGCGCGAGTGCGCCAGGTACTCGACGGCGTCGGCGACCACCAGGCGCAGTTCGCGCGGCGCATAGGGATGTCCGCCGACAAGCTCAGCAAGTCCCTGAACGGCACACGGCGTTTCACCTCCCTGGAACTGGCACTCATCGCCGAACAGGGGCACACCACGGTCGACTGGCTGCTGCACGGCACCGAGCCGCGCACAGCCACGGCCTTGGCGGCCCGCACCCGCGCACGCGGCGCGGCAGCGCCGGATGACAGCAAGGCGGCGGCGCTGCGCCATGCCGAGATCATCGACGCCCTGGCCAGCATGGGACACCATCTGACTCTGCCGGAGCTACCCTCGGTGCCCGGTGAGTCCGACCTCATCGTGCAGGGATCGCGGCTTGCCGAAGAGGCCTCTGCCGTGATCGGCCTCAGTTCACGCGGTGTCACCGTACGCGGGCTCGCCGAGCAGTGGGAGAAAGCCTTCGGCCTCGTCGCCGCGGCCACCGACCTCCCCGACGGCCTCGACGGGCTGTCATGGGACGCCGGCGACTTCCGTCTTGTCCTAGTCGGCCGCACGGATGTGTGGACACGCCAGCGCTTCACCCTTGCCCACGAACTGGGCCACATCCTGGCCGGCGATGCCACCGACCGCCCCCTGACCGAACACATCGCCCCCCACATCGACCAGGGCCAGGCCGAGGTCAGGGCCAACGCGTTTGCCGCCGAACTGCTCATGCCGCACAAGGAAGTTGCGCAGAGCGCCGCCAGCGCAGGGAGCCTGAACGAGGAAGCGCTTTTGTCCCTGTCCTGGGAGTACCAGGTCTCCCCCAGCGCGATGGCGACACGACTGCATACCCTCGGCGTCATCAGTGACAAACAGCGCCGCTCATGGTCGGCCGCCACCACCCGCATGGCGGCACTGCACGCGGGCGACCCCGGCCGGCACATGCGGTACGCCCAGCAGGCGGGGGACGGCTGGTACTCCGCCAGCCTGGCCAAACTGGCCATCTCCGCCTACGTGAGGGGCGACATCAGCATCCGGCTCGTCGCCACCGTGACCGGGCTGGACTCCGACCGACTGCTGGACCTCTTCCATCCGGGCCCCGGGGCGCCGGAGGAGACCCCGCGGCCCGACGCCGCAATGACCGGCCCTGCAGAACTGGCTTTCTTCCCGTGACCTCATGGTGGTTTCCCGACAACACGGTGCTGTGCAACTTCGCCTCCGCCGACGCTCTCGGGCTGCTCGAGAGCATCCTCAACGGGCGGGGGCGATGGACCGAAGCCGTCGCCCACGAAGCGAGCAGGTCAGCCCAGAGCGCCCACGCCCAGCTCGCCGACGTGGCGGCCGACGGATGGCTCGGTGTGCCCCTGGAAATCCAGGACTCCGAGGCCGACCTGGTCGAACGCGTGCGCCGGGCCGCGTTCGGCGGCTCCGCCAGTGCGCCGCTGGAGCATCTGGGAGAGGCCCAGACACTGCACATCATCCAGCACTGGCCGCGACTCAGGGGCTCCTTCTGGCTCAGCGACGACCGCGCAGCGTGTGATCACGCCCGGCGCCAGGGCATCACCACGCTGGAGACGCAGGACGTGATGGCCCATGGATGCAGCGCGGGCGACATCACCCACACCGATGCCTACAAGCTCCTGCGGCAGATGCGGGATGCGGGCCGGCGCCTCTCCCTCCCGGATGATCCCTCCGGCCTGCTCCGCTAGTCGGCGTCCCGGGCTGACACTCTGTCAAAATCCGCTTATTTTCGGTCCTTGCTGATCGATCGCCGGGAAGCGGATGCTTCCCGCCCTAATCTGATCATCGGTACCTTCCTGGCCCCTTGCGGCCGAGAAACAGCCAGAGGGGGACGGGAGTGGAGGAAGGCTACTTCGGGGGCGAAGACGGCTCCGAAGACGAGTTAGACGAGCGGCGCGATCTCTTCCGGTATGTGACGGCCGACAACGCGGCTGAATACCTCGCCGTCATGGACCAGTTCACGCAGACGCTGCTGGCCGACCTGTCCGCCGCGGAGGTCAGTGAGGCCCTGGCGAAACGCGGTATCGCCCTGTCCCCGGAGGATGCGGAGGCCCGCTGCGCCAGCCTGGTCCGCTGGAAGAACCTCATGCCGTCCGCGCGCGATCCCCGTGTCCCCACGGTCGCCGCGCTGCGCCACACCCGGGCCCGTTTCCAGGTCACCCGGCTCGGCGGCACGGTCCACCGGCAGGTCACCAAGGTCCTGCAGATGCGCGACGGCGCGCGGGAGGTGGCACGCGAACTGCTCGGCAGCATGGCCGTGTTGCTGTCGAAGATCCTCAGCCGGGCACAGCATCCCCGCACCATCGACGCCGAGGCTCTGGCGGCCGATGTCACGACCGTCTTCACCAACCAGGCGTACTTCGCCGACAGCATCCGCGACTTCTACGCCTACCTGTCGTCCGTGCTGGTGCGCTACGACCTGGCCGGTGAGGAGTACGCGTCGTTCAAGGGCCTGCTGCTGGAATACGTCCACCTCATCGACACCGACGTCTCCCGGCACTCCCCCGCGGTCCTGAAATGCCTGGAAGACCTCCAGCCGGTCCTGGACCACGTCCTGAGCGCCCTGGACAGCCTGCCGGGCCTGGCCTCCGCGGACGGCGCCCCGGTCGAGCGGCTGCCGGGACGGCAGTACAACGACTGGGCGGAGCTGCTGGCCTGGTACAGCGGCGGCGAGGGCGGCATGTCCGGCCCGGCGCAGCTGCGGGCCGCGGCCGAGTCCGCTCTGGGACAGCTGCTCACCAACGCGCGGCGCATGCTCACCCCCGGCGGCACCGGAGGAGCCAGGCGCAGCGACCTGATGCACCTGGCCGGCCTGTTCGCACAGGCCAGTGTCGAAGAAGCCCACCGCGGCTTCGCAGCCGCCTTCGGCGCCTATCCCGCGCGCCATGTGAGCTTCGGTCCCGAGGAGGCCGACCCCCGCGACACCGCTTCGACGTCGTGGTGGGACGCCGGCCCGGTGGATGTCCCGGTCTCCTTGCGGGAGCGCGGCGACCGCACGGCGCGCGGCCGCACCGCGCGGGTGCCCGACCCCGGCATGGACATCGCCCGTCTGCAGGAAGAAGCCGCGCAGGAACTCGCGGCCCGCCAAACGGCCGGGGCCGAACTCGCCGCTGCCGGTGCGCTGGACGGAGCGCACCTCACTCCCGCGGCCCGTGACCTGCTGCTGGAACTGGTGTCCATGGCACTGGCCAAGGAACTCAGCCCGTCACAAGCCGTGCGTGTGGAGGACATCGATCTCCACGTCGCCGTGGACGTCGCGGAGTCGGACACCGACACCGTGATCAGATCGGACGACGGCGACACGACCTTCTTGCGTCTGGTTCTCAAAGCCTGCGCCGCCGGCGAGGCCCGCCCTGGTGACCCACCGGCCGAAAGCGCGGCAGACGAACTCGCCGCCGGCACGGACGAGGACCGGCAGCCGCCCTCGGCGGCAGGAGGCGTCCGGTGAGCGTGGACAACAGGCCGCCCGGCTCCACCGCTCAGCACGAGGCCGCGGAGCGGCGTCTGGCCGCCCGCACCCTGCTGGCCTGTCCCGTGCTGACATCACACCAGCAGCCGGACGAACTGGCCGTGGTCCGCAGGCATTCCGCCGCGCTGCGCTCCTCCTTCGCCAAGCTCCTGGGATATCACCTCATCGTCGAGACCTCCTTTGCCCGGCTGGTGAAGACGCCTCCGAGCCCGGACAGTCCGCTGCGGCCCGTCCAGCGGGGAGACAGCCCGCCCTTCACCCCGCAGACCTATGCACTGTTCTCGCTGGCCTGTGCCGCATTGCTCACACCCGGTATCGGGGAGTGGCTGCTGATCTCCTCGCTGGTCGAACAGGTACGGGCCGATGCCGCCTCGGCCGATGTCGACTTGCGCGACACGCCCTCGGAAAACCGCCGCCTGGTCCAGGCCGTCGGGCTTCTCATCGACTGGGGTGTGCTGACCGAGACCGACGGATCGCTGTCCGCCTGGAGTGAACGGCGCGAGGAGGGGGTGCTGCAGATCCACCGCCCCCTGCTGCCGCACGTGCTGCCCCGCCCGTTGCGCAATGTGGCCTCCCTGGCCGACCTGGCGGATCAGCTGCCGAGCGGGGCGTCGGAGCCCCGGCGCAGTCTGCGGCGCCGTCTGGTGGAGAACCCGCTGGTGAAGCGGGAAGAGCTCCCGGAGGACGAGCGTGATGTCCTCTCCCGGGAGCGCTCGGAGCTGACGCGCCTT is a window encoding:
- a CDS encoding helix-turn-helix domain-containing protein, which gives rise to MTTHLAQCGSADGAASGMVPGAAPRQCKFVGRRHVSRPGSLHSTGSSPADAGGHRHIQERSNTTTHDHFVAIFATRDYGGVMTESLNARVRQVLDGVGDHQAQFARRIGMSADKLSKSLNGTRRFTSLELALIAEQGHTTVDWLLHGTEPRTATALAARTRARGAAAPDDSKAAALRHAEIIDALASMGHHLTLPELPSVPGESDLIVQGSRLAEEASAVIGLSSRGVTVRGLAEQWEKAFGLVAAATDLPDGLDGLSWDAGDFRLVLVGRTDVWTRQRFTLAHELGHILAGDATDRPLTEHIAPHIDQGQAEVRANAFAAELLMPHKEVAQSAASAGSLNEEALLSLSWEYQVSPSAMATRLHTLGVISDKQRRSWSAATTRMAALHAGDPGRHMRYAQQAGDGWYSASLAKLAISAYVRGDISIRLVATVTGLDSDRLLDLFHPGPGAPEETPRPDAAMTGPAELAFFP
- a CDS encoding TIGR02677 family protein gives rise to the protein MEEGYFGGEDGSEDELDERRDLFRYVTADNAAEYLAVMDQFTQTLLADLSAAEVSEALAKRGIALSPEDAEARCASLVRWKNLMPSARDPRVPTVAALRHTRARFQVTRLGGTVHRQVTKVLQMRDGAREVARELLGSMAVLLSKILSRAQHPRTIDAEALAADVTTVFTNQAYFADSIRDFYAYLSSVLVRYDLAGEEYASFKGLLLEYVHLIDTDVSRHSPAVLKCLEDLQPVLDHVLSALDSLPGLASADGAPVERLPGRQYNDWAELLAWYSGGEGGMSGPAQLRAAAESALGQLLTNARRMLTPGGTGGARRSDLMHLAGLFAQASVEEAHRGFAAAFGAYPARHVSFGPEEADPRDTASTSWWDAGPVDVPVSLRERGDRTARGRTARVPDPGMDIARLQEEAAQELAARQTAGAELAAAGALDGAHLTPAARDLLLELVSMALAKELSPSQAVRVEDIDLHVAVDVAESDTDTVIRSDDGDTTFLRLVLKACAAGEARPGDPPAESAADELAAGTDEDRQPPSAAGGVR
- a CDS encoding AAA family ATPase — its product is MKIVRLAFSGVRSYPDTCTIDFTGKTLVGILGDTGAGKTSILEAVTAALYGKCSWTDRAAQLRSDDCPAMMVDLVFSVDGREWTVHRVFHETRRTQARLTDPDGRHTDGVGAVDDAIRALIGIDYVTFKSSVLVPQGRFDDLLNAGDADRTRILKSLFGVDELQRVRQLAIDSSNHLEGLISQAQREDARLHADPRAQAQAARERHERAAAGVTDLSGRLTELRRLQTQAAQAKQHAHQSAEAASALTERRVTDYGSITAAVRQTQDELQHLLEANAQAESTAGADLLAVTAKRDAATAAGLTPDALAAAAQVLQDLPGRLTALDERETAHAELLAELEGEEEGLAGRAGELQDAEEHIEELRGQLQDAEDEAEGAFEALQTLTAAVRRAGEAAGALARERAAQALTQDKLTALVQTPPDSDLDEVRAAKVRAQDVLDGIRRQEAAHTAGDGLAAGDGCPVCIRTLPEGYQPPQPQDAEALDHAKATVEKASAALADAEQQHTRHAHEVEQLQAAQDEHRRQVQEATGLLEVSLPLVRERAQELAARSAHSQPAAFAKELEGAAAAALSRMAQSAPPAAAEQENLADAVLQNARGCVAQMQEAVDAGRNELAQEEAELGAARAALETATLASQKRRAQARQTTERLENEQRVLLTSLSALPELAQAHLPEQPALPGPDHLEAAAEAVRHEQNRQQELSERQERLRALVHSLLREQGELNERRQQEVAQPLHQLEARLLRWADSALSAAARIEEAQRPALPAPAETNDLTATQEYASALERVSTLLLAALDEHDTAARAAMAELTAQLSAHAEAVTAAYPDTAVLRVSAETDPLDSTLLDGLSSQAGTLRNEARHALEDEEKALSQVPHKDRLKAAITAGERQLAAWQAVSTHLTDGKFLGHLTDLRTRALLAHGSELLQQLSGGRLGFTENFDIVSLTTHARRSSRTLSGGETFQASLALSLALMEMHGRSGTRLESLFLDEGFGTLDTAALDSALQVLRTHVGTDKLLAVISHLRPVAETVHDVLWVEKDHRGSTARWLTAAERDSLVRDDLHNLADLA
- a CDS encoding metallophosphoesterase family protein, encoding MKALHTSDWHLGRTLARRSRDEEFDAVLAEITAIAETEQPDLIVHSGDLFDSYRPAHKDVLRAMRCLDALARIAPTVVLGGNHDSPELFDLLGYVCTLRPDADQDRLRFVHSRGDTDPGTVLDFDSRDGRERIRLAALPYVHPNRYLHLFPGFGTTEGAYAAGLRELQDGLLAQLHDSYEPGRDVLLFTAHQYVASAVPGQSERMWEVREPYATDADALPQVAYCALGHIHKPQPVGNGRLPARYAGSPLQMDFGESEETKSVTLVEAGPGRRTLITPHTLHSGRRLARFHGTLEELRTDAAQYSGVYLKAVIRSDEPLPRLGDKVAELVPEAVLVEVEEDCAATRATVLTGVDAAANGSLDITAAFSAYLADAGTPGQSADEVVAAFTDLLNTPDAALPDSPAEQLLTEALATPWTSPARGATETAS
- a CDS encoding TIGR02678 family protein, with amino-acid sequence MSVDNRPPGSTAQHEAAERRLAARTLLACPVLTSHQQPDELAVVRRHSAALRSSFAKLLGYHLIVETSFARLVKTPPSPDSPLRPVQRGDSPPFTPQTYALFSLACAALLTPGIGEWLLISSLVEQVRADAASADVDLRDTPSENRRLVQAVGLLIDWGVLTETDGSLSAWSERREEGVLQIHRPLLPHVLPRPLRNVASLADLADQLPSGASEPRRSLRRRLVENPLVKREELPEDERDVLSRERSELTRLLEEHFGLALEVRAEGALAYDTEGTLSDVAYPGPGTVRQAALLLTDALTDLARPTAGHHVPGTAADVPGLLTPWDTVRGELDGLASRYARAWAGAYIADPARLQKEVVALLESMSLARSLPEGLVLHPAAARYRPEPQAQPTRAARRLADTPPDSVGAPPSDVLFTESFLREAL